The following are encoded together in the Daucus carota subsp. sativus chromosome 5, DH1 v3.0, whole genome shotgun sequence genome:
- the LOC108223052 gene encoding uncharacterized protein LOC108223052, translating into MACGAILRRKLFLKYTSSAAGFTGLVSKNSRNTSHYASSANTTTTAQQQTSSSSNPFVAIPRAFNTVIHMTSNDWAIKWSQCKIVFYTIMVRYELGEKLLRADAAITYRLIVKITQGRCLSRRERQLLTRATADIFRLVPGSMSVAVPSIQFLLPLILRFYPNILSPSFQDKITGQERVMRHLKARTEYAKFLRETATEMDKVAQNSSNGHVRPLAEDFIRFWVDIGVCRPVSNEEILRFAKLFTDEHTLDHISRPVMENMCKLMGITPFGTDEYMRFILSEQLKSIKNDDKLIQSKGVEALSEAEVHKACRERGIHVAEEMQQQLREWLDVSLIHDVPSSLLIISRFFTETKKLKPEEAIVAALSSLPRDLIYMVGVVYLPCNDPRIDKRRKIAALKLQEKVIKEEEEKKLPEMKQSNAIQGDVALKEMNVSKPEQARERAMDKQEQLFELITDATTVLTSIVNVSTECDKLLRVFNKEMNLYSSYQGSKDPEGEREAIKAYRASQEESGKDVELDVSDNVSSALLNRANGMLRKLGKETDGMAAKISYRWRVLERYCDGKVSLDVVAAAAFLKDALDKEGIEELIRNLSKYHKETVKLGVKVEDINQGQNQPGGSGTL; encoded by the exons ATGGCCTGCGGAGCAATTTTGAGAAGGAAGCTTTTCTTGAAATATACAAGTAGTGCTGCTGGCTTCACCGGACTTGTGTCCAAGAATTCGAGAAACACAAGTCATTATGCTTCTTCTGCAAATACTACTACTACTGCACAACAACAGACTTCTAGCTCCAGTAACCCTTTTGTAGCTATTCCTCGCGCTTTCAACACTGTCATACATATGACCAG TAATGATTGGGCCATCAAATGGTCTCAGTGCAAAATTGTGTTCTACACAATTATGGTGCGCTATGAGTTGGGTGAAAAGCTATTACGTGCTGATGCCGCCATCACTTATAGGTTGATAGTAAAGATTACTCAAGGCAGATGTTTGTCTAGAAGGGAGAGGCAACTACTTACGAGAGCCACGGCTGATATATTCCGGCTTGTTCCGGGATCTATGTCCGTTGCTGTTCCTTCTATACAGTTTCTGTTGCCCCTAATCCTCAGATTCTACCCCAACATCTTGTCACCAAGCTTTCAAGACAAGATTACTGGACAG GAACGGGTGATGAGGCACCTGAAGGCAAGAACGGAGTATGCCAAATTTCTTCGGGAGACGGCTACTGAAATGGACAAAGTAGCTCAAAACTCGTCAAATGGACATGTCAGACCACTCGCTGAGGACTTTATCAGATTTTGGGTTGAT ATTGGAGTATGTAGACCTGTCTCCAATGAGGAAATTCTCCGCTTTGCTAAGTTGTTCACCGATGAACATACTTTGGATCACATTAGCAG GCCTGTCATGGAGAATATGTGCAAGTTGATGGGAATCACACCATTTGGAACGGATGAATATATGCGTTTTATACTTTCGGAACAATTGAAATC GATTAAAAATGATGACAAATTGATCCAATCGAAAGGCGTGGAGGCACTCTCGGAAGCTGAAGTTCATAAAGCTTGTAGAGAGCGAGGAATCCATGTGGCGGAAGAAATGCAGCAACAG CTTCGCGAATGGTTGGATGTATCACTTATTCATGATGTACCATCTTCACTTCTCATCATCTCCAG ATTCTTCACCGAGACCAAAAAGCTAAAGCCTGAAGAAGCTATTGTAGCTGCATTGTCTTCACTTCCGCGTGATTTAATTTATATGGTTGGTGTGGTATACTTACCATGCAATGATCCTAGGATAGACAAGAGAAGAAAAATTGCGGCTCTAAAATTGCAAGAGAAAGTCATCAAG gaagaagaagagaaaaagCTACCGGAAATGAAGCAATCTAATGCTATTCAAGGTGATGTGGCTCTGAAAGAGATGAACGTATCAAAACCAGAACAAGCTAGAGAAAGAGCCATGGACAAACAGGAGCAACTCTTTGAACTCATTACCGATGCAACTACTGTGTTAACTTCTATAGTA AATGTGAGTACGGAGTGCGACAAGTTATTGAGGGTATTCAATAAAGAG atgaaTCTTTATAGTAGTTATCAGGGCAGCAAGGATCCAGAGGGTGAAAGGGAAGCCATAAAGGCATATAGAGCTTCCCAAGAGGAAAGTGGCAAAGACGTTGAATTAGATGTTAGTGATAATGTTTCATCAGCACTGCTAAATAGG GCTAATGGTATGCTCCGAAAACTCGGAAAAGAAACAGATGGCATGGCTGCAAAAATTAGCTATCGCTGGCGAGTTCTTGAGCG ATATTGCGATGGGAAAGTTAGTCTGGACGTGGTGGCAGCTGCAGCTTTCTTGAAGGATGCTTTGGACAAGGAGGGAATTGAAGAACTTATCAGGAACCTTTCAAAATACCACA AAGAAACAGTGAAGTTGGGTGTCAAGGTAGAAGATATCAATCAGGGGCAGAACCAGCCCGGGGGCTCCGGTACCCTCTAG
- the LOC108223055 gene encoding multiple organellar RNA editing factor 8, chloroplastic/mitochondrial: MPMMATKYVARFLSSTTTTSVLRRTAALRNGRTARVGGYLVKGLLDHGADGKHWIIWVKEPEGNPTRDEIIKNYVNILARALGSEEEARMKIYSVSTRHYYAIGALIDEEICSKLRDMPQVLSINEDTYMDLEKRDYGGEPFIDGRPVPYDRKYHAAYWAMQEGMLYFPTNMDDHKDAEIRATNSASQDKEADYKLSIPRAWFSRVRVWWNGPSP; the protein is encoded by the exons ATGCCGATGATGGCTACCAAGTATGTTGCTAGGTTTTTgtcaagcaccaccaccactaGTGTCCTCCGCAGAACCGCCGCCTTACGCAACGGTCGGACGGCGAGGGTAGGTGGGTATTTGGTGAAAGGGTTGTTGGATCACGGGGCGGACGGGAAACACTGGATAATATGGGTGAAGGAGCCTGAGGGTAATCCAACTAGAGATGAGATTATCAAAAATTATGTCAACATTCTTGCTCGTGCTCTTGGAAG CGAGGAAGAGGCCAGAATGAAAATATATTCTGTATCAACCAGGCATTATTATGCGATTGGAGCCCTTATTGATGAAGAAATTTGTTCCAAGCTGAGAG ATATGCCGCAGGTTCTGTCTATCAATGAGGACACTTACATGGATCTCGAGAAGAGGGATTATGGGG GGGAACCATTTATTGATGGGCGGCCAGTACCTTATGATCGAAAGTATCATGCCGCCTATTGGGCTATGCAAGAAGGGATGCTGTACTTCCCCACAAACATGGATGACCATAAAGATGCTGAGATTCGAGCCACCAATTCCGCGAGCCAAGACAAGGAAGCAGATTATAAGTTGTCCATTCCAAGAGCTTGGTTTTCCCGCGTAAGGGTGTGGTGGAACGGTCCAAGCCCGTAA
- the LOC108223053 gene encoding uncharacterized protein LOC108223053 yields MACGAILRRKLFLKYTSSAAGFTGLVSKNSRNTSHYASSANTTTTAQQQTSSSSNPFVAIPRAFNTVIHMTRIKNDDKLIQSKGVEALLEAEVHKACRERGIHVAEEMQQQIGVCRPVSDEEILRFAKLFHDEHTLDHISRPVMENMCKLMGSTTFGTDKYMRFLLSEKLKSSPIRLQRRGFADVPLQGSRTKDLGALTGKLSELKNYPPPYPKFMFPSVYVPRGGVPVYETVSFEFPAQLGPMVYDLRMDVWPYPFYWMLHGIWPAYISGDWLVHYRLEELCSSEMHLMKEEVKQEIMKLDHQTKEILHEVWQSFDDHYEDLREQDMEFWAYQKVIHCWDLLVDCPKGHYFHMSAELGKHVRQILINWTMKTLSSPNRVFTSEYIRKQMRILFGVTVYVVVKADDDMIYDPKSTKIPFFYGLGFMVARDPTRQFLFKFYDHPSGLTKVPQGFLYYLA; encoded by the exons ATGGCCTGCGGAGCAATTTTGAGAAGGAAGCTTTTCTTGAAATATACAAGTAGTGCTGCTGGCTTCACCGGACTTGTGTCCAAGAATTCGAGAAACACAAGTCATTATGCTTCTTCTGCAAATACTACTACTACTGCACAACAACAGACTTCTAGCTCCAGTAACCCTTTTGTAGCTATTCCTCGCGCTTTCAACACTGTCATACATATGACCAG GATTAAAAATGATGACAAATTGATCCAATCGAAAGGCGTGGAGGCACTGTTGGAAGCTGAAGTTCATAAAGCTTGTAGAGAGCGAGGAATCCATGTGGCGGAAGAAATGCAGCAACAG ATTGGAGTATGTAGACCTGTCTCCGATGAGGAAATTCTCCGCTTTGCTAAGTTGTTCCACGATGAACATACTTTGGATCACATTAGCAG GCCTGTCATGGAGAATATGTGCAAGTTGATGGGAAGCACAACATTTGGAACAGATAAATATATGCGTTTTCTACTTTCGGAAAAATTGAAATC GTCTCCCATCAGATTGCAGAGACGTGGGTTTGCTGACGTTCCTTTGCAAGGGTCAAGAACGAAAGAT ttGGGAGCACTGACTGGGAAATTATCAGAGTTAAAGAATTATCCACCGCCTTATCCCAAATTCATGTTTCCGAGTGTATATGTGCCCCGAGGCGGCGTACCTGTTTATGAGACCGTGAGCTTTGAATTTCCGGCTCAGCTAG gtCCGATGGTCTATGACTTGAGGATGGACGTTTGGCCCTATCCCTTCTATTGGATGCTTCACGGGATTTGGCCAGCCTACATATCAGGAGATTGGCTGGTGCATTATAGATTAGAGGAGCTTTGTAGTTCCGAGATGCATCTGATGAAGGAAGAAGTCAAACAG GAGATAATGAAATTGGATCACCAGACTAAGGAAATTCTCCATGAAGTTTGGCAAAGTTTTGATGATCATTACGAGGATCTTCGGGAACAGGATATGGAGTTTTGGGCATATCAAAAAGTTATTCACTGTTGGGATCTGCTGGTGGACTGTCCCAAAGGACATTATTTCCATATGAGTGCAGAATTGGGGAAGCATGTGAGGCAAATACTGATAAATTGGACAATGAAGACCTTGAGTTCTCCAAATAGAGTCTTCACCTCAGAATATATCCGCAAACAAATGAGGATTTTATTTGGAGTTACTGTGTACGTGGTAGTGAAGGCTGACGACGACATGATTTATGATCCCAAATCCACCAAAATTCCATTCTTCTACGGTCTTGGATTCATGGTAGCTCGAGATCCAACTCGGCAATTCCTGTTCAAATTTTATGACCACCCAAGCGGATTGACTAAGGTACCGCAGGGGTTTCTTTATTATTTGGCCTAA